In Hyphomicrobiales bacterium, the following proteins share a genomic window:
- a CDS encoding tRNA (guanine(46)-N(7))-methyltransferase TrmB: MRPVEETRQEARGVVFGRRKGHGLRPGQARLMETLLPRLRLGLSKPVSGLPALFARPVRAVWLEIGFGGGEHLAWQAARNPDIGFLGCEPFVNGIAKLLAEIERRNLANIRIHDGDAGDALDQLPDAASGRVFLLHPDPWPKKRHWKRRFVSAENLDRLARIMAPGAELRIASDWPDYVDWMLRRLTVHPAFVWTAGCAADWRTRPADWPQTRYEAKAVRAGRMPVYLIFRRL, translated from the coding sequence GTGCGCCCGGTCGAGGAGACGAGGCAAGAGGCGCGCGGCGTCGTATTCGGCCGCCGCAAGGGCCATGGTCTGCGCCCCGGTCAGGCGCGGCTCATGGAAACGCTGCTGCCGCGTCTGCGCCTCGGTCTGTCCAAGCCGGTGTCCGGGCTGCCAGCGCTGTTCGCAAGGCCGGTGCGCGCGGTCTGGCTCGAGATCGGCTTTGGCGGCGGCGAGCATCTTGCCTGGCAGGCGGCGCGAAATCCCGATATCGGCTTTCTCGGCTGCGAGCCCTTTGTCAACGGCATCGCCAAGCTCCTGGCCGAGATCGAGCGCCGGAACCTTGCCAATATCCGCATCCACGACGGCGATGCCGGCGACGCGCTCGACCAGCTTCCCGACGCCGCCAGCGGCCGGGTGTTCCTGCTCCATCCCGATCCCTGGCCGAAGAAGCGCCACTGGAAGCGGCGCTTTGTCAGCGCCGAGAATCTCGACCGCCTGGCCCGGATCATGGCGCCCGGAGCCGAGCTCAGGATCGCCAGCGACTGGCCCGACTATGTCGACTGGATGCTGCGCAGGCTCACCGTCCATCCCGCCTTCGTCTGGACCGCCGGCTGCGCCGCGGATTGGCGCACCCGCCCCGCCGACTGGCCGCAGACCCGCTATGAGGCGAAGGCCGTGCGCGCGGGCCGGATGCCGGTCTATCTCATTTTTCGCCGCCTCTAG
- the metK gene encoding methionine adenosyltransferase, with the protein MSRNTYYFTSESVSEGHPDKVCDRISDEVVDMFFREAVAVGSDPAGIRVACETLATTNKVIIAGEYRGPESVTVQRISEVARTAVKEIGYEQEGFHWANLNIDVLLHAQSANIAQGVDAGGNKDEGAGDQGIMFGYACRETPELMPAPIQYSHQILKALADARHSGKEPWLGPDAKSQVTVRYENGVPVAVSQIVVSQQHMDEALSSGDVRALIEPYVRAVLPAGWISAETVWHVNPTGKFFIGGPDGDCGLTGRKVIVDTYGGAAPHGGGAFSGKDPSKVDRSAAYAARYLAKNIVAAELAERCAIQLSYAIGVSQPLSIYVDLYGTGNGISEAALEKALGEVMDLSPRGIREHLSLNRPIYARTSAYGHFGREPDADGGFSWERTDLVEAIATAVS; encoded by the coding sequence GTGTCTCGTAACACCTATTATTTCACCAGTGAGTCGGTTTCCGAGGGCCATCCGGACAAGGTCTGTGACCGGATATCGGACGAGGTTGTCGATATGTTCTTTCGCGAGGCCGTGGCGGTCGGCTCCGATCCGGCGGGCATCCGGGTTGCCTGCGAGACCCTGGCGACGACCAACAAGGTCATCATCGCCGGGGAATATCGGGGTCCTGAGAGCGTCACCGTGCAGCGCATCTCGGAGGTCGCGCGCACCGCGGTGAAGGAAATCGGCTACGAGCAGGAAGGCTTTCACTGGGCCAATCTGAACATCGACGTGCTCCTCCATGCCCAGTCGGCGAACATCGCTCAGGGGGTCGATGCCGGCGGCAACAAGGACGAAGGCGCCGGCGACCAGGGGATCATGTTCGGCTATGCCTGCCGCGAGACGCCGGAGCTGATGCCGGCGCCGATCCAATATTCCCACCAGATCCTCAAGGCGCTGGCCGACGCACGCCATTCCGGCAAGGAGCCGTGGCTCGGGCCGGATGCGAAGAGCCAAGTGACGGTGCGCTACGAGAACGGGGTTCCGGTCGCCGTCAGCCAGATCGTCGTCTCGCAGCAGCATATGGACGAGGCTCTGAGTTCGGGCGACGTGCGCGCCCTCATCGAGCCTTATGTGCGCGCCGTGCTCCCCGCAGGCTGGATCTCGGCCGAGACGGTGTGGCACGTCAATCCGACGGGAAAATTCTTCATCGGCGGCCCGGACGGCGATTGCGGGCTCACCGGGCGCAAGGTCATCGTCGACACCTATGGCGGGGCTGCGCCCCATGGCGGCGGCGCCTTTTCCGGCAAGGACCCGAGCAAGGTCGACCGCTCGGCCGCCTATGCGGCCCGGTATCTCGCCAAGAACATCGTCGCGGCCGAGCTTGCCGAACGCTGCGCCATCCAGCTCTCCTATGCGATCGGCGTCTCCCAGCCCCTGTCGATCTATGTCGATCTCTACGGCACCGGCAACGGGATTTCCGAGGCGGCGCTGGAAAAGGCGCTCGGCGAAGTGATGGACCTTTCCCCGCGCGGCATCCGCGAGCATCTGAGTTTGAACAGGCCGATCTATGCGCGCACCTCGGCCTATGGGCATTTTGGCCGCGAACCCGATGCCGACGGCGGCTTTTCCTGGGAACGCACCGACCTTGTCGAGGCCATCGCCACCGCCGTCAGCTGA
- a CDS encoding helix-turn-helix transcriptional regulator produces MVKKQPHPIDLHVGRRVKMRRMLIGMSQEKLGNQLGLTFQQVQKYEKGANRIGASRLWDISRILEVPVRFFFEGLRPETGPPAEGFAEEAQPDYVLDFVQSSEGVQLIKAFVQIKDDNVRRGIVNLAKTLAKDR; encoded by the coding sequence ATGGTGAAAAAGCAGCCGCACCCGATCGACCTGCATGTCGGCCGCCGCGTCAAGATGCGGCGCATGCTGATCGGCATGAGCCAGGAAAAGCTCGGCAATCAGCTCGGACTGACCTTTCAGCAGGTGCAGAAATACGAGAAGGGCGCAAACCGGATCGGCGCCAGCCGATTGTGGGACATCTCCCGCATTCTCGAGGTTCCGGTGCGGTTCTTCTTCGAGGGCCTGCGCCCGGAGACCGGCCCGCCGGCGGAAGGTTTCGCCGAAGAGGCCCAGCCCGACTATGTGCTCGACTTCGTCCAGTCCAGCGAAGGCGTCCAACTGATCAAGGCCTTCGTTCAGATCAAGGACGACAATGTGCGCCGCGGCATCGTCAACCTGGCCAAGACCCTGGCCAAGGACAGGTGA
- the lnt gene encoding apolipoprotein N-acyltransferase, with protein MLRKLAQSVIVLWGWRRLLMAFLAGAASVLALAPFHFAPVLWLTLPVLVWLIDGIGAGASTRGNAFGLLSRMAAAAMIGWAFGFGYFLAGLYWVGFAFLVEAELFAWLLPFAVVLLPAGLALFTALSCALAAAFWSSGAARIFALAVAIAAGEWLRGHALSGFPWNLYGYALAFTDPLAQSASIFGLYGLTFLTVLIFAAPATLATAEAEAGWPAWLMPSLLMAILPALALYGLWRLPGAAQPEVAGVHLRLIQPNIVQSQKWLPENRSRILAEYLSMTDEATSPASSGVSDVTHVIWPESALPFVLSENAEALAAIAALLPDNVTLITGAVRRAPPDPDGGDLNGGAFNSVHVIDGAGEIVATYDKAHLVPFGEFLPLQGLLERIGLEQLTRLRGGFTAGPAERTLHLQGAPAVAPLVCYEIIFPGSAIDRADRPGWMLTVTNDAWFGNSSGPRQHLHQARLRAVEEGLPVVRAANTGISAIIDPYGRIVARLPLNRRGIIDGGLPEALPPTVFSRYGNRLLAAMMVLGLIVGFAGMWRDRRASPRTAGRPA; from the coding sequence ATGCTGCGCAAGCTTGCACAATCGGTGATCGTGCTGTGGGGATGGCGCCGCCTGCTCATGGCCTTTCTTGCCGGCGCGGCCTCGGTGCTGGCCCTGGCGCCGTTTCATTTCGCGCCCGTTCTGTGGTTGACGCTGCCGGTCTTGGTTTGGCTCATCGACGGCATCGGCGCCGGCGCATCGACGCGGGGCAACGCCTTTGGCCTTCTCTCCCGGATGGCTGCTGCGGCCATGATCGGCTGGGCCTTCGGTTTCGGCTATTTTCTCGCCGGCCTTTATTGGGTCGGCTTCGCCTTCCTCGTCGAGGCCGAGCTCTTTGCCTGGCTCCTGCCTTTCGCGGTTGTCCTGCTGCCGGCCGGGCTTGCCCTGTTCACGGCGCTTTCCTGCGCCCTTGCCGCGGCGTTCTGGTCGTCGGGCGCGGCCCGCATCTTCGCGCTCGCCGTCGCGATTGCCGCCGGTGAATGGCTGCGCGGTCATGCGTTGAGCGGATTTCCGTGGAACCTCTATGGCTATGCCCTGGCCTTTACCGACCCCCTGGCCCAGAGCGCGTCGATTTTCGGGCTCTACGGCCTCACGTTCCTGACCGTCCTCATCTTCGCCGCCCCTGCGACGCTGGCCACCGCCGAGGCGGAGGCAGGCTGGCCGGCCTGGCTGATGCCGTCGCTTCTCATGGCGATCCTGCCGGCGCTCGCCCTTTACGGCCTGTGGCGGCTGCCCGGTGCGGCGCAGCCCGAGGTTGCCGGCGTGCATCTGCGGCTCATCCAGCCGAACATCGTGCAAAGCCAGAAATGGCTGCCGGAGAACCGCAGCAGGATCCTCGCCGAATATCTGAGCATGACCGACGAGGCGACCTCGCCGGCCTCGAGCGGCGTTTCCGACGTGACCCATGTGATCTGGCCGGAATCGGCGCTACCCTTCGTGCTCTCCGAGAATGCCGAAGCGCTTGCCGCCATCGCCGCGCTATTGCCCGACAATGTGACGCTGATCACCGGCGCGGTGCGCCGCGCGCCGCCCGATCCCGATGGCGGCGATCTGAATGGGGGCGCCTTCAACTCGGTCCACGTCATCGATGGCGCGGGAGAGATCGTCGCCACCTACGACAAGGCCCATCTGGTGCCGTTCGGCGAGTTCCTGCCGCTGCAAGGACTGCTCGAGCGCATCGGCCTTGAACAGCTGACCCGCCTCAGGGGCGGCTTTACCGCCGGCCCGGCGGAACGAACCCTGCACCTTCAAGGCGCGCCCGCGGTGGCGCCGCTGGTCTGCTACGAGATCATCTTTCCCGGCAGCGCCATCGACCGCGCCGACCGGCCGGGTTGGATGCTGACCGTGACCAACGACGCCTGGTTCGGCAATTCCTCCGGACCGCGCCAGCATCTGCACCAGGCGCGTCTGCGCGCGGTGGAGGAAGGGCTGCCGGTGGTCCGCGCCGCCAATACCGGCATATCGGCCATCATCGACCCGTATGGGCGTATTGTCGCACGGCTGCCGCTCAACCGCCGCGGCATCATCGATGGCGGCCTTCCCGAAGCGCTGCCGCCGACCGTCTTTTCGCGCTACGGAAACCGCCTCCTCGCCGCGATGATGGTCCTCGGCCTTATCGTCGGCTTTGCCGGCATGTGGCGCGATCGCCGCGCCTCGCCGCGCACGGCGGGCCGGCCTGCTTGA
- a CDS encoding hemolysin family protein translates to MSSEAQPTHPIPAADPTDEEAELRRETGWLARLKSSLGLVSDQTLRESLETALERPEHLSAAFSPEERLMLLNILGFRELRIEDVMVPRADIIACEERVQIGKLLRIFRSAGHSRIPVYRETLDDPTGMVHIKDLMSWMTEQAQKGRRRARGAAAGTSEAERKPTADAGLDLRGIDFSKPLTSAEVIRPVLFVPPSMPAVDLLVKMQTTHIHLALVVDEYGGTDGLVSIEDLVEEIVGEIEDEHDLAHAARIEPTEDGGYIVDARFPIEDFREKMGRDLGLTAAEEEVDTLGGLVFSELGRIPVRGEIVTYNDHLEFEVLDADPRRIKKLKVFIQEPGEARKRRAKRAHGETPAAGGGD, encoded by the coding sequence ATGAGTAGCGAAGCCCAACCGACCCACCCCATCCCCGCAGCCGATCCCACCGACGAGGAAGCCGAATTACGCCGCGAGACGGGCTGGCTCGCGCGCCTGAAAAGCTCGCTCGGCCTGGTCTCCGATCAAACCTTGCGCGAAAGCCTGGAGACGGCGCTCGAAAGGCCGGAGCATTTGTCGGCGGCCTTTTCGCCGGAGGAGCGGCTCATGCTCCTCAATATTCTCGGCTTTCGCGAGCTCAGGATCGAAGACGTGATGGTGCCGCGCGCGGACATCATCGCCTGCGAGGAGCGGGTGCAGATCGGCAAATTGCTGAGAATCTTCCGCTCCGCCGGCCATTCGCGCATTCCAGTCTATCGCGAAACCCTCGATGACCCGACCGGCATGGTGCACATCAAGGACTTGATGAGCTGGATGACCGAGCAGGCTCAGAAGGGCCGCCGCCGGGCCCGGGGCGCCGCCGCGGGTACCTCCGAGGCCGAGCGCAAGCCAACCGCCGATGCCGGCCTTGATCTGCGCGGAATCGATTTTTCCAAGCCGCTCACCTCTGCGGAGGTTATCCGCCCGGTCCTGTTCGTGCCACCCTCCATGCCGGCGGTCGATCTCTTGGTGAAGATGCAGACGACGCATATCCATCTGGCGCTGGTCGTCGACGAATATGGCGGCACCGACGGCCTGGTCTCGATCGAGGATCTGGTCGAGGAGATCGTCGGCGAGATCGAGGACGAGCACGACCTGGCTCATGCGGCGCGGATCGAGCCGACCGAGGATGGCGGCTATATCGTCGACGCGCGGTTTCCGATCGAGGATTTCCGCGAGAAGATGGGCCGCGACCTCGGCCTCACGGCGGCCGAGGAGGAGGTCGACACGCTCGGCGGCCTGGTGTTCTCGGAGCTCGGGCGGATACCGGTCCGCGGCGAGATCGTCACCTATAATGACCATCTGGAGTTCGAGGTGCTCGACGCCGATCCGCGCCGGATCAAGAAGCTCAAGGTTTTCATCCAGGAGCCAGGCGAAGCGCGCAAGCGCAGGGCCAAGCGCGCTCACGGCGAGACGCCGGCCGCGGGCGGCGGCGATTGA
- the ybeY gene encoding rRNA maturation RNase YbeY produces the protein MDVDIAIKSEQWAAHPELGPFLAHAARKTVEIARLKTEPDAELSIVLAGDDLVRGLNRTYLGRDSATNVLSFPQGSAIAGGARHLLGDIALAYETVAREAAAANKPLPHHAVHLVVHGLLHLFGYDHDSNARATEMEDVERAVLEALAIPDPYAEDEVQSEPATAAPATSS, from the coding sequence ATGGACGTGGACATAGCAATCAAGAGCGAGCAATGGGCGGCCCATCCGGAGCTGGGCCCGTTCCTGGCGCACGCCGCCCGAAAGACCGTCGAAATTGCCCGGCTGAAGACGGAACCCGACGCCGAACTGAGCATCGTTCTTGCCGGCGATGATCTTGTGCGCGGCTTGAACCGCACCTATCTGGGTCGCGACAGCGCGACCAATGTGCTGTCTTTTCCGCAAGGATCCGCCATTGCGGGAGGGGCGCGCCATCTTCTCGGCGACATCGCGCTCGCCTACGAGACGGTGGCGCGAGAAGCGGCCGCCGCGAACAAGCCCTTGCCGCATCATGCCGTCCATCTCGTTGTGCACGGCTTGTTGCATCTTTTCGGTTATGATCACGATTCCAATGCAAGAGCCACCGAGATGGAAGACGTCGAGCGCGCGGTTCTGGAGGCGCTCGCCATTCCCGACCCGTATGCCGAAGACGAGGTACAAAGCGAGCCGGCCACAGCCGCGCCGGCGACATCATCATGA